From Actinoplanes oblitus, a single genomic window includes:
- a CDS encoding ABC transporter ATP-binding protein, with translation MAPYLDQLTHGVRISGLTRRFGEKTVLDGIDLDIAPGEFVALLGRSGSGKSTLLRALAGLDHDVAGSGDLRIPDRVSVVFQDSRLLPWRRVLDNVILALRVPDARRKGVDALAEVGLAGRERAWPNQLSGGEQQRVALARSLVGEPELLLADEPFGALDALTRIKMHGLLRALCKRHQPAVLLVTHDVDEAVQLADRIVVLDSGHIAVDVRPGLPESRRASDPGFQEIRELLLRALGVVEEG, from the coding sequence ATGGCGCCGTACCTTGACCAACTGACCCACGGCGTCCGGATCTCCGGGCTGACCCGCCGGTTCGGCGAGAAGACCGTCCTCGACGGGATCGACCTGGACATCGCGCCGGGCGAGTTCGTCGCCCTGCTCGGGCGCAGCGGTTCCGGCAAGAGCACCCTGCTGCGCGCGCTCGCCGGGCTGGACCACGACGTGGCCGGCTCCGGCGACCTGCGGATCCCGGACCGGGTGTCGGTGGTCTTCCAGGACTCCCGGCTGCTCCCCTGGCGGCGGGTGCTGGACAACGTGATCCTGGCGCTGCGGGTGCCGGACGCCCGGCGCAAGGGCGTCGACGCGCTCGCCGAGGTGGGCCTGGCCGGCCGCGAGCGGGCCTGGCCCAACCAGCTCTCCGGCGGTGAGCAGCAGCGTGTCGCCCTCGCCCGGTCGCTGGTCGGCGAGCCGGAGCTGCTGCTCGCCGACGAGCCGTTCGGTGCCCTCGACGCCCTCACCCGGATCAAGATGCACGGTCTGCTGCGGGCGCTGTGCAAGCGTCACCAGCCCGCGGTGCTGCTGGTCACCCACGACGTGGACGAGGCAGTGCAGCTGGCCGACCGGATCGTCGTGCTGGACAGCGGCCACATCGCCGTCGACGTGCGGCCCGGCCTGCCGGAGAGCCGCAGGGCCAGCGACCCCGGCTTCCAGGAGATCCGGGAACTGCTGCTCCGCGCCCTGGGAGTGGTCGAGGAAGGCTGA
- a CDS encoding ABC transporter permease, which yields MATETISVAARPRAATAPPRRRRRRVGPGKPIPYGRTLGPVLLLAIWALASATGVLDPRKLSAPWTVAGTFADLIEAGTLQEHILASLQRAVFGFVIGALAGLVLALLAGTSRIGEALIDGPMRIKLAIPTIGLIPLLILWLGINEGFKITIIAVAVAVYMYVQVHAGLTGIDQRYVELAQVQNYSRWEFVRHVVFPGALPGVFVGLRLSVTASWLILITVEQINALSGVGYMMTQAQEYAQTDIIIVGLVIYGIFGFLSDALVRIAERRVLGWRRTLTN from the coding sequence ATGGCTACCGAGACCATCTCCGTCGCCGCCCGCCCTCGCGCCGCCACGGCCCCACCGCGCCGGAGGCGGCGCCGCGTGGGGCCCGGAAAGCCCATTCCGTACGGCCGCACGCTCGGGCCGGTGCTGCTCCTGGCGATCTGGGCGCTCGCCTCGGCGACCGGCGTGCTGGACCCGCGCAAGCTGTCCGCGCCGTGGACCGTGGCCGGCACCTTCGCCGACCTGATCGAGGCCGGGACGCTGCAGGAGCACATTCTCGCCTCCCTGCAACGCGCGGTGTTCGGCTTCGTGATCGGTGCGCTCGCCGGCCTGGTGCTGGCCCTGCTGGCGGGGACCAGCCGGATCGGCGAGGCGCTGATCGACGGCCCGATGCGGATCAAGCTGGCGATCCCCACGATCGGCCTGATCCCGCTGCTCATCCTGTGGCTGGGCATCAACGAGGGCTTCAAGATCACCATCATCGCGGTGGCCGTCGCCGTTTACATGTACGTGCAGGTCCACGCCGGGCTGACCGGCATCGACCAGCGGTACGTGGAACTCGCCCAGGTGCAGAACTACTCCCGCTGGGAGTTCGTCCGGCATGTGGTCTTCCCCGGCGCGCTGCCCGGCGTGTTCGTCGGCCTGCGCCTGTCGGTGACGGCTTCCTGGCTGATCCTGATCACCGTCGAGCAGATCAACGCGCTCTCCGGCGTCGGCTACATGATGACCCAGGCCCAGGAGTACGCCCAGACCGACATCATCATCGTCGGCCTGGTGATCTACGGCATCTTCGGTTTCCTCTCGGACGCTCTGGTCCGCATCGCTGAACGGAGGGTGCTGGGATGGCGCCGTACCTTGACCAACTGA
- a CDS encoding NAD(P)/FAD-dependent oxidoreductase translates to MTQASHRQRVVVVGAGFGGLFAIKALRKAPVDITLINGTAYHLFQPLLYQVATGILSEGEVAPPIREVLRRQENVDVRLGWVTDVDVENKVVSVSGPGIDYTVEYDTLIVAAGASQSYFGNDQFADHAPGMKSIDDALELRARIFGAFEVADLQTDPEAAQRWLTFVVVGAGPTGTELAGQIAELAHRNLPGQYKHIDPRKARIILVDAIGAVLNTFGDDLSAGAQRELEKLGVEVKLNTKVVGVDSTGIEVEDATGRHRIPSVTKVWAAGVSAPPLAAKLAEATGAKTDRAGRVFVDQDTTLPGHPEIFVLGDMMNLAGDDGKPLPGVAQVAIQSGRHAADQIKRRIAGKEAGQPFKYFDKGSLATISRFSAVASIGKVRLSGFPAWVVWVAVHLFYLVGFKNRVTAVLHWAVSFVGRGRSERVATLQQAFARRAIRAYGDPFARERAESGDRPEPADRRETAARTETTGRPEAADRPATTDQRETANRPATTDQRETANRPATTDQRETANRPATTDQRETANRPESGDHLTSAEVTATTPIIPAREEARSAAKPGTDDGRPVPQAPERERLSVRE, encoded by the coding sequence ATGACTCAGGCAAGTCACCGCCAACGCGTGGTCGTGGTGGGGGCCGGTTTCGGTGGGCTCTTCGCGATCAAGGCGCTGCGCAAGGCTCCGGTGGACATCACCCTCATCAACGGTACGGCGTACCACCTCTTCCAGCCGCTGCTCTACCAGGTGGCGACCGGGATCCTGTCCGAGGGCGAGGTCGCTCCGCCGATCCGGGAGGTCCTGCGCCGTCAGGAGAATGTGGACGTTCGCCTGGGCTGGGTGACGGACGTCGACGTCGAGAACAAGGTCGTGTCGGTGTCCGGCCCCGGCATCGACTACACCGTGGAGTACGACACGCTGATCGTGGCGGCCGGCGCCTCGCAGTCGTACTTCGGCAACGACCAGTTCGCCGACCACGCGCCCGGCATGAAGAGCATCGACGACGCGCTCGAACTGCGTGCCCGGATCTTCGGCGCGTTCGAGGTGGCGGACCTGCAGACCGACCCGGAGGCGGCGCAGCGCTGGCTGACCTTCGTGGTGGTCGGCGCCGGCCCGACCGGCACGGAGCTGGCCGGCCAGATCGCCGAGCTGGCCCACCGCAACCTGCCGGGGCAGTACAAGCACATCGATCCCCGCAAGGCCCGGATCATCCTGGTCGACGCGATCGGGGCGGTGCTGAACACGTTCGGCGACGACCTTTCCGCAGGTGCGCAGCGCGAGCTGGAGAAACTCGGCGTCGAGGTGAAGCTGAACACCAAGGTTGTCGGGGTCGACTCGACGGGGATCGAGGTGGAGGACGCGACCGGCCGGCACCGCATCCCGTCGGTGACCAAGGTGTGGGCGGCCGGGGTGTCCGCGCCGCCGCTGGCGGCCAAGCTGGCCGAGGCGACCGGGGCGAAGACCGACCGGGCCGGGCGGGTCTTCGTGGACCAGGACACCACGCTGCCCGGACACCCGGAGATCTTCGTGCTGGGCGACATGATGAACCTGGCCGGCGATGACGGGAAGCCGTTGCCCGGGGTGGCGCAGGTGGCCATCCAGAGCGGCCGGCACGCGGCCGACCAGATCAAGCGGCGGATCGCCGGGAAGGAGGCCGGGCAGCCGTTCAAGTACTTCGACAAGGGCAGCCTGGCAACGATCTCGCGGTTCTCCGCGGTGGCCAGCATCGGCAAGGTGCGCCTGTCCGGCTTCCCCGCCTGGGTGGTGTGGGTCGCGGTGCACCTGTTCTACCTGGTCGGCTTCAAGAACAGGGTGACGGCGGTGCTGCACTGGGCGGTCAGCTTCGTCGGGCGCGGCCGTTCGGAGCGGGTCGCGACACTGCAGCAGGCGTTCGCTCGCCGCGCGATCCGGGCCTACGGTGACCCGTTCGCCCGCGAACGCGCCGAGTCCGGCGACCGCCCCGAGCCCGCTGACCGGCGCGAGACCGCTGCCCGGACTGAGACCACTGGCCGCCCTGAGGCCGCCGACCGCCCCGCGACCACCGACCAGCGCGAGACCGCTAACCGCCCCGCGACCACCGACCAGCGCGAGACCGCTAACCGCCCCGCGACCACCGACCAGCGCGAGACCGCTAACCGCCCCGCGACCACCGACCAGCGCGAGACCGCTAACCGCCCCGAGTCCGGCGACCACCTCACCTCGGCGGAGGTGACAGCCACCACGCCGATCATCCCGGCGCGGGAGGAGGCGCGCTCGGCTGCGAAGCCCGGGACCGATGACGGGCGCCCGGTGCCCCAGGCACCGGAAAGGGAGCGTTTGAGCGTGCGCGAGTGA
- a CDS encoding M35 family metallo-endopeptidase, with protein sequence MNADAATAADATGLTTTVQIDEVSSSSLTVRLTTRNTSSSPVSVLSRDLPRAGLSGGLLAVTRDGVPLPYHGRLVKYAKPTAADYTRIPAGGTYAVTMNLADDYDLSRPGTFTIALAATRIRALRGPGAAVADTVRVRAGQASVSTTVAIQGARKPAGVAAASSERVKVAASAVTIVYNSNCSTSQKTSIRQAVTDAATLSTKSKTWLSNNPNGGAAYTEWFGTRTTTRFNTVASEYSNITSELTSKTVTLSCLNEAGVYAYVYPDDPYKIYLCGAFWTAPAIGTDSKAGTLVHESSHFTVNGGTDDWAYGQTAARNLASTNPARAVNNADNYEYFAESR encoded by the coding sequence GTGAACGCGGACGCGGCGACGGCCGCCGACGCCACCGGCCTGACGACGACCGTCCAGATCGACGAGGTGTCCAGCAGCAGCTTGACCGTGCGTCTGACGACGCGGAACACGTCGTCGTCGCCGGTCAGCGTGCTGTCCCGGGACCTGCCGCGGGCGGGCCTGTCCGGCGGGCTTCTGGCCGTGACCCGGGACGGCGTGCCGCTTCCGTATCACGGCAGACTGGTCAAGTACGCCAAGCCGACTGCGGCCGACTACACCCGTATTCCCGCCGGCGGTACGTACGCGGTGACGATGAACCTGGCCGACGACTACGACCTGTCGCGGCCGGGAACCTTCACCATCGCGCTGGCCGCCACCCGGATCCGGGCCCTGCGCGGGCCGGGCGCGGCCGTCGCCGACACGGTGCGGGTCCGGGCCGGCCAGGCGAGCGTGAGCACCACCGTCGCGATCCAGGGCGCGCGCAAGCCCGCCGGCGTCGCGGCCGCGTCCAGCGAGCGGGTCAAGGTCGCCGCGAGCGCCGTCACCATCGTCTACAACAGCAACTGCAGCACGAGCCAGAAGACCTCCATTCGGCAGGCTGTGACCGACGCCGCCACGCTGTCAACGAAGTCGAAGACCTGGCTCTCGAACAACCCGAACGGCGGCGCCGCCTACACGGAATGGTTCGGCACCCGCACGACGACCCGGTTCAACACGGTGGCCAGCGAGTACAGCAACATCACCAGCGAGCTGACCAGCAAGACCGTGACGCTGAGCTGCCTCAACGAAGCCGGCGTCTATGCGTACGTCTACCCCGACGACCCCTACAAGATCTACCTCTGCGGCGCATTCTGGACCGCGCCGGCCATCGGAACCGACTCCAAGGCGGGAACGCTCGTCCACGAGTCCAGCCACTTCACTGTCAACGGCGGCACCGACGACTGGGCTTACGGCCAGACCGCGGCCAGGAATCTCGCCTCGACGAACCCCGCCAGGGCCGTCAACAACGCCGACAACTACGAATACTTCGCGGAAAGCCGCTGA
- a CDS encoding ABC transporter substrate-binding protein yields the protein MTSPILNRRTLLGGLLGVTALGLTGCAGDDAASASLSAADPLPTTVDPATQLIISIHTSQVGLTASGEIDKIPFKVKDWPNISAGPDVIQGFRAKSIDLANNAGIPPIQAAAINVDAKIVAVQTVHKPQYTFVTAPGNPVKDITDLRGKKIAFSQGQAQGLVVLRTLKEQGLSTKDVQLVALPSTKFLVALQSKQVDVAPLYEPAITKYLAEYGKDGAIQFPMTAVDYLSVLWAPSEVLADSAKVAAIRSFIPIWAKDQIWRWENPEKWLDAYYVKDQQVSEADAKRIGTTLQQPFFPTSWDKAVAWERESAGLLVEGGFIKKIDPEKLFDRRFEGIASSAVPAKYQE from the coding sequence ATGACTAGTCCGATTCTGAACCGCCGCACGCTGCTCGGAGGGCTCCTCGGAGTGACAGCGCTCGGCCTGACCGGATGTGCCGGCGACGATGCCGCCTCCGCGAGTCTCTCCGCCGCCGACCCGCTGCCCACCACCGTCGACCCGGCCACCCAGCTGATCATCTCGATCCACACCTCGCAGGTCGGACTGACCGCCTCCGGCGAGATCGACAAGATCCCGTTCAAGGTCAAGGACTGGCCCAACATCTCCGCCGGCCCGGACGTGATCCAGGGTTTCCGGGCCAAGTCCATCGACCTCGCCAACAACGCCGGCATCCCGCCGATCCAGGCCGCCGCGATCAATGTGGACGCGAAGATCGTCGCGGTGCAGACGGTGCACAAGCCGCAGTACACGTTCGTCACGGCGCCCGGCAACCCGGTGAAGGACATCACCGACCTGCGCGGCAAGAAGATCGCCTTCTCGCAGGGCCAGGCGCAGGGCCTGGTGGTTCTGCGCACCCTCAAGGAGCAGGGTCTGTCCACGAAGGACGTGCAGCTGGTCGCCCTGCCCAGCACGAAGTTCCTGGTCGCCCTGCAGAGCAAGCAGGTCGACGTCGCGCCGCTCTACGAGCCGGCCATCACCAAGTACCTCGCCGAGTACGGCAAGGACGGCGCCATCCAGTTCCCGATGACCGCCGTCGACTACCTGAGCGTGCTCTGGGCGCCGTCCGAGGTGCTGGCCGACTCCGCCAAGGTCGCCGCGATCCGCTCGTTCATCCCGATCTGGGCCAAGGACCAGATCTGGCGGTGGGAGAACCCGGAGAAGTGGCTGGACGCCTACTACGTCAAGGACCAGCAGGTGTCCGAGGCGGACGCGAAGCGGATCGGTACCACGCTGCAGCAGCCGTTCTTCCCGACGAGCTGGGACAAGGCGGTGGCCTGGGAGAGGGAGTCCGCCGGCCTGCTCGTCGAGGGCGGCTTCATCAAGAAGATCGACCCGGAGAAGCTGTTCGACAGGCGTTTCGAGGGCATCGCCTCGAGCGCGGTTCCCGCCAAGTACCAGGAGTGA
- a CDS encoding isocitrate lyase/PEP mutase family protein, with protein MAASALRMLLAADRVTHVPGVWDPATAALAVAAGHQVVHLSGAAVAATMLGRPDLGFVHATQIADRATTLAPALRGTPLLADADTGFGTPEHAVWTGLAYRRSGISGLLLEDRASPDRRERRAGPKLIEIGLAAAKIKALADQVPELTVIARTDAYAGHGLAETIVRCGAYAEAGAHAVVPEGVPGIDELAAIHRALPGVPMVLTRSEAAPNRPAWTDADLLAVGVRLVLHPVAALLAAMRAASTAYRAIGESGAADAVERMPWAAFTAVAGEDDAAVAEARYVPGRLQT; from the coding sequence ATGGCCGCTTCCGCGTTACGCATGCTTCTCGCCGCCGACCGGGTCACCCACGTGCCCGGCGTCTGGGATCCGGCGACCGCCGCGCTCGCCGTGGCGGCCGGGCACCAGGTCGTGCACCTGTCCGGCGCCGCCGTCGCGGCCACCATGCTGGGCCGCCCGGACCTCGGCTTCGTGCACGCCACCCAGATCGCCGACCGGGCCACCACACTGGCCCCGGCGTTGCGGGGCACCCCGCTGCTGGCCGACGCGGACACCGGTTTCGGCACCCCGGAGCACGCGGTGTGGACCGGGCTCGCCTACCGCCGATCCGGGATCTCCGGGCTGCTCCTGGAGGACCGGGCGAGTCCGGACCGCCGCGAGCGCCGGGCCGGCCCGAAACTGATCGAGATCGGCCTGGCGGCCGCGAAGATCAAGGCGCTGGCCGATCAGGTCCCGGAGCTCACCGTCATCGCCCGGACTGACGCGTACGCCGGGCACGGTCTCGCCGAGACGATAGTGCGCTGCGGCGCGTACGCCGAGGCCGGCGCCCACGCTGTCGTCCCCGAGGGCGTACCGGGGATCGACGAGCTCGCCGCCATCCACCGGGCACTGCCCGGCGTACCGATGGTGCTCACTCGCAGCGAAGCCGCACCGAACCGGCCGGCCTGGACCGACGCGGACCTGCTGGCCGTCGGCGTACGCCTGGTCCTGCACCCGGTCGCCGCCCTGCTCGCCGCGATGCGGGCGGCGTCGACCGCCTACCGAGCGATCGGCGAGAGCGGCGCCGCCGACGCGGTCGAGCGGATGCCGTGGGCCGCCTTCACCGCCGTGGCCGGCGAGGACGACGCCGCCGTCGCGGAGGCCCGTTACGTCCCCGGACGGCTGCAGACGTGA
- a CDS encoding lamin tail domain-containing protein — MLRRLASLATAVTAAATLTLAGLPAPALAASVPCRPVAGSPRCSVWTGKVAWVADGDTLLVDVNGDGTTTPRSIRVIGVQAMEQHVYSPKAAKRRGDCHALEATARVERLVRAGNGVVRMTAQHADSQSRNRPLRSISVKINGTWRDIGEDLVRHGYALWLPFAGEWAWDSAYELDEARASTEKQLMWDENYCGAGPAAAANLTVWANSDADGDDGGNLNGEWIRIGNHGSAAVDLSGWWVRDSGLRRYTFTAGTVVPAGGAVYVHVGQGVDTATDKYWGLSAPIFTNVDPLRNSVGDGAYLFDPQGDLRRSFVYPCQVGCGSPLAGKVSLKVKYGGVERVEVVNVSDEPVDLQGHVVVSRYQYRFEESTVLAPGESMVVPLAGGRAVLDDRGGEVRLQTSDMWTVACRWWGTGKC; from the coding sequence ATGCTGCGCCGACTCGCCTCGCTGGCCACCGCCGTCACCGCCGCCGCCACCCTGACCCTGGCCGGCCTGCCCGCTCCGGCGCTCGCCGCGTCGGTCCCCTGCCGGCCGGTAGCCGGGAGCCCGCGCTGTTCGGTCTGGACCGGCAAGGTCGCCTGGGTGGCTGACGGTGACACCCTGCTGGTGGACGTGAACGGCGACGGCACCACGACGCCGCGGTCCATCCGGGTGATCGGGGTGCAGGCCATGGAGCAGCACGTCTACTCGCCGAAGGCGGCGAAGCGGCGGGGCGACTGTCACGCCCTGGAGGCGACCGCGCGGGTCGAGCGGCTGGTCCGGGCGGGCAACGGCGTGGTGCGGATGACGGCGCAGCACGCGGACAGCCAGAGTCGTAACCGTCCGTTGCGATCGATCTCAGTCAAGATCAACGGGACGTGGCGGGACATCGGGGAGGACCTGGTCCGGCACGGGTACGCGCTCTGGCTGCCGTTCGCCGGCGAGTGGGCGTGGGACTCGGCCTATGAGCTGGACGAGGCGCGGGCTTCCACCGAGAAGCAGCTGATGTGGGACGAGAACTACTGCGGGGCGGGGCCGGCGGCGGCCGCGAACCTCACCGTCTGGGCGAACAGTGACGCGGACGGGGACGACGGCGGAAACCTGAACGGGGAATGGATCCGGATCGGCAACCACGGCTCGGCGGCGGTGGACCTGAGCGGCTGGTGGGTGCGGGATTCCGGGCTGCGGCGGTACACGTTCACGGCGGGGACCGTGGTGCCGGCCGGCGGGGCCGTCTATGTGCACGTGGGGCAGGGCGTGGACACCGCCACTGACAAGTACTGGGGACTGTCGGCGCCGATCTTCACGAACGTGGATCCGCTCCGGAACTCGGTGGGTGACGGGGCGTACCTCTTCGATCCGCAGGGTGACCTGCGGCGGTCGTTCGTGTATCCGTGCCAGGTGGGGTGCGGAAGTCCGCTGGCCGGGAAGGTCTCGCTGAAGGTCAAGTACGGCGGGGTCGAGAGGGTCGAGGTGGTGAACGTCAGCGACGAGCCGGTCGACCTGCAGGGGCACGTGGTGGTGAGCCGGTATCAGTACCGGTTCGAGGAGAGCACGGTGCTGGCGCCCGGGGAGTCGATGGTGGTGCCGCTGGCCGGTGGGCGGGCGGTGCTCGATGATCGCGGTGGGGAGGTGCGGCTGCAGACCTCGGACATGTGGACCGTAGCGTGCCGCTGGTGGGGCACCGGTAAGTGCTGA
- a CDS encoding DUF6348 family protein, producing MFDEAVLVGVTAFCAGAAAPPGEEIRENLLGGGVEPWLAERLLVFLPIAFGRRMLGGVTVDATFVDGGTTRQLAGDPVFAAAARIAQLAGQAETARIAGYSHEVAAVSQALQGGAKVEEMTLGPITLDEPLPELGSGSGGVPAPSSVFAHWMAAYGVPVGDDLRVGDAEFRATLTPHPRPAPGLVVAQVNFAVNHPALARQWMVESCVGVASTWKEAIFQSLAMFERAVAYPMIAALLDRRAAGDQVLVERYNHPGGEFELLLGAQVDLFATGPVPSAEPLLDQLLTALKDVPLSRAVHALRFFTAHQDGQLLTNEVVLDGEPWETGMKVTAAAPPPLPAGPVGVRVFAFLVPVG from the coding sequence ATGTTCGACGAGGCGGTACTGGTCGGGGTCACGGCGTTCTGTGCGGGCGCGGCGGCACCGCCCGGTGAGGAGATCCGGGAGAACCTGCTCGGCGGCGGTGTGGAGCCGTGGCTGGCGGAGCGCCTGCTGGTCTTCCTGCCGATCGCCTTCGGCCGCCGGATGCTCGGCGGCGTCACCGTCGACGCCACCTTCGTCGACGGCGGCACCACCCGTCAGCTCGCCGGCGACCCGGTCTTCGCGGCCGCCGCGCGGATCGCGCAGCTGGCCGGGCAGGCGGAGACGGCCCGGATCGCCGGCTACAGCCACGAGGTGGCCGCGGTCAGCCAGGCACTGCAGGGCGGCGCCAAGGTCGAGGAGATGACCCTCGGCCCGATCACCCTCGACGAGCCGCTGCCCGAGCTGGGCTCCGGCAGCGGTGGCGTGCCCGCGCCGTCCTCGGTGTTCGCGCACTGGATGGCCGCCTACGGGGTACCGGTCGGCGACGACCTCCGGGTGGGTGACGCCGAGTTCCGGGCCACCCTCACCCCGCATCCGCGTCCCGCGCCGGGACTGGTCGTGGCGCAGGTGAACTTCGCCGTCAACCATCCGGCGCTGGCTCGTCAGTGGATGGTGGAGAGCTGCGTCGGCGTGGCGAGCACCTGGAAGGAGGCGATCTTCCAGAGCCTCGCCATGTTCGAGCGGGCCGTGGCGTACCCGATGATCGCCGCCCTGCTGGACCGCCGGGCCGCCGGTGACCAGGTGCTGGTCGAGCGGTACAACCACCCGGGCGGCGAGTTCGAGCTGCTGCTGGGCGCGCAGGTGGACCTGTTCGCGACCGGGCCGGTGCCGTCCGCCGAGCCGCTGCTCGACCAGTTGCTGACCGCGCTCAAGGACGTCCCGCTGAGCCGGGCCGTGCACGCGCTGCGGTTCTTCACCGCGCACCAGGACGGTCAGCTGCTGACCAACGAGGTGGTGCTGGACGGCGAACCGTGGGAGACCGGCATGAAGGTCACCGCCGCCGCCCCGCCGCCGCTGCCGGCCGGCCCGGTCGGGGTCCGCGTCTTCGCCTTCCTGGTCCCGGTCGGCTGA
- a CDS encoding thymidine kinase yields the protein MPVTAATVIASRQPALAPVFGTLTLFTGRMGSGKSTLALQNAFNRQQAGRPGVLLTSQDRAGEGIMSSRLGVAADAIEVHSEMDLASLVAETVPAGGFVIVDEAQFLSPAQVEQLAWAADELGVDIDCYAITTDFLSRLFPGAQRLVELADVILPLQVEVTCWCGRPGRQNARIVDGQVARAGEQVAVGDTTETSAVSYRVLCRRHWRNGEPGPA from the coding sequence ATGCCGGTCACCGCCGCGACCGTTATTGCTTCTCGGCAGCCGGCGCTGGCTCCGGTCTTCGGGACCTTGACGCTGTTCACCGGGCGGATGGGGTCGGGCAAGAGCACCCTGGCCCTGCAGAACGCGTTCAACCGGCAGCAGGCCGGGCGTCCGGGCGTCCTGCTGACCAGCCAGGACCGGGCCGGTGAGGGGATCATGTCGTCCCGGCTCGGGGTCGCCGCCGACGCCATCGAGGTGCACTCGGAGATGGACCTGGCCTCGCTGGTCGCCGAGACGGTGCCGGCCGGTGGGTTCGTGATCGTGGACGAGGCACAGTTCCTCAGCCCGGCGCAGGTGGAGCAGCTGGCCTGGGCGGCGGACGAGCTCGGCGTGGACATCGACTGCTATGCCATCACCACGGACTTCCTGTCCCGGCTGTTCCCGGGTGCGCAGCGACTGGTCGAGCTGGCCGACGTGATCCTGCCCCTGCAGGTCGAGGTGACCTGCTGGTGCGGGCGCCCCGGCCGGCAGAACGCCCGGATCGTCGACGGCCAGGTGGCCCGGGCCGGTGAGCAGGTCGCGGTCGGCGACACCACCGAGACGTCAGCGGTCTCCTACCGGGTGCTGTGCCGCCGCCACTGGCGCAACGGCGAGCCCGGCCCCGCCTGA